The Bos javanicus breed banteng chromosome 21, ARS-OSU_banteng_1.0, whole genome shotgun sequence genome includes a region encoding these proteins:
- the PSTPIP1 gene encoding proline-serine-threonine phosphatase-interacting protein 1 isoform X4 has translation MEMSGFWLGTEAGGGLGEMENVGSSHIQLALALREELRSLEEFRERQKEQRKKYEAVMDRVQKSKLSLHKKAMESKKTYEQKCRDADDAEQAFERISTNGQQKQVEKSQNKAKQCKDSAMEAERTYRQNIEQLERVRSEWEQEHRATCEAFQLQEFDRLTILRNSLWVHCNQLSMQCVKDDELYEEVRVTLEGCSVDADIDGFIQAKSTGTEPPAPVPYQNYYDREVAPLSSSPGVQPSCGMIKRFSGLLHGSPKTTLSAASAASTETLTPTPDRNEGVYAAIAVQEAPGPPTMPGQDYRALYDYTAQNSDELNISAGDILEVILEGEDGWWTVQRNGQRGFVPGSYLEKI, from the exons ATGGAGATGAGTGGATTCTGGTTGGGAACTGAGGCTGGTGGAGGACTTGGGG AAATGGAGAATGTGGGCAGCTCCCACATCCAGCTGGCCCTGGCCCTGCGCGAGGAGCTGCGGAGCCTGGAGGAGTTCCGtgagaggcagaaggagcagaggAAGAAG tacGAGGCTGTCATGGACCGTGTCCAGAAGAGCAAGCTGTCGCTCCACAAGAAGGCCATGGAG TCCAAGAAGACGTATGAGCAGAAGTGCCGGGATGCGGATGACGCTGAACAGGCCTTTGAGCGCATTAGCACCAACGGTCAACAGAAGCAGGTGGAGAAG AGCCAGAACAAAGCCAAGCAGTGCAAGGACTCAGCCATGGAGGCAG AGCGAACATACAGGCAGAACATTGAGcagctggagagggtgcggagtgAGTGGGAGCAGGAGCACCGCGCCACCTGCGAG GCCTTCCAGTTGCAGGAGTTTGACCGGCTGACCATCCTCCGCAACTCCCTGTGGGTGCACTGCAACCAGCTCTCCATGCAGTGCGTCAAGGACGATGAG CTCTACGAAGAGGTGCGGGTGACGCTGGAAGGCTGCAGCGTGGATGCCGACATTGACGGCTTCATCCAGGCCAAGAGCACGGGCACTGAGCCCCCAG CGCCGGTGCCTTACCAGAACTACTATGATCGGGAGGTGGCCCCGTTGTCCAGCAGCCCTGGCGTCCAGCCGTCCTGTGGTATGATAAAGAG GTTTTCTGGGCTGCTGCATGGAAGTCCCAAGACCACACTGTCAGCAGCTTCTGCAG CCTCCACAGAGACCCTGACTCCTACCCCTGACCGGAATGAGGGTGTCTACGCTGCCATCGCCGTGCAGGAGGCGCCAGGGCCCCCCACCATGCCAGGCCAGGACTATAGGGCACTCTATGACTACACAGCCCAG AACTCTGACGAGCTGAACATCTCTGCGGGGGACATCCTGGAGGTCATCCTGGAAGGGGAGGACGGCTGGTGGACGGTACAACGGAACGGGCAGCGTGGCTTTGTCCCTGGCTCCTACCTGGAGAAGATTTAA
- the PSTPIP1 gene encoding proline-serine-threonine phosphatase-interacting protein 1 isoform X5: MENVGSSHIQLALALREELRSLEEFRERQKEQRKKYEAVMDRVQKSKLSLHKKAMESKKTYEQKCRDADDAEQAFERISTNGQQKQVEKSQNKAKQCKDSAMEAERTYRQNIEQLERVRSEWEQEHRATCEAFQLQEFDRLTILRNSLWVHCNQLSMQCVKDDELYEEVRVTLEGCSVDADIDGFIQAKSTGTEPPAPVPYQNYYDREVAPLSSSPGVQPSCGMIKRFSGLLHGSPKTTLSAASAASTETLTPTPDRNEGVYAAIAVQEAPGPPTMPGQDYRALYDYTAQNSDELNISAGDILEVILEGEDGWWTVQRNGQRGFVPGSYLEKI, from the exons ATGGAGAATGTGGGCAGCTCCCACATCCAGCTGGCCCTGGCCCTGCGCGAGGAGCTGCGGAGCCTGGAGGAGTTCCGtgagaggcagaaggagcagaggAAGAAG tacGAGGCTGTCATGGACCGTGTCCAGAAGAGCAAGCTGTCGCTCCACAAGAAGGCCATGGAG TCCAAGAAGACGTATGAGCAGAAGTGCCGGGATGCGGATGACGCTGAACAGGCCTTTGAGCGCATTAGCACCAACGGTCAACAGAAGCAGGTGGAGAAG AGCCAGAACAAAGCCAAGCAGTGCAAGGACTCAGCCATGGAGGCAG AGCGAACATACAGGCAGAACATTGAGcagctggagagggtgcggagtgAGTGGGAGCAGGAGCACCGCGCCACCTGCGAG GCCTTCCAGTTGCAGGAGTTTGACCGGCTGACCATCCTCCGCAACTCCCTGTGGGTGCACTGCAACCAGCTCTCCATGCAGTGCGTCAAGGACGATGAG CTCTACGAAGAGGTGCGGGTGACGCTGGAAGGCTGCAGCGTGGATGCCGACATTGACGGCTTCATCCAGGCCAAGAGCACGGGCACTGAGCCCCCAG CGCCGGTGCCTTACCAGAACTACTATGATCGGGAGGTGGCCCCGTTGTCCAGCAGCCCTGGCGTCCAGCCGTCCTGTGGTATGATAAAGAG GTTTTCTGGGCTGCTGCATGGAAGTCCCAAGACCACACTGTCAGCAGCTTCTGCAG CCTCCACAGAGACCCTGACTCCTACCCCTGACCGGAATGAGGGTGTCTACGCTGCCATCGCCGTGCAGGAGGCGCCAGGGCCCCCCACCATGCCAGGCCAGGACTATAGGGCACTCTATGACTACACAGCCCAG AACTCTGACGAGCTGAACATCTCTGCGGGGGACATCCTGGAGGTCATCCTGGAAGGGGAGGACGGCTGGTGGACGGTACAACGGAACGGGCAGCGTGGCTTTGTCCCTGGCTCCTACCTGGAGAAGATTTAA